One part of the Tolypothrix sp. NIES-4075 genome encodes these proteins:
- a CDS encoding lipopolysaccharide biosynthesis protein — protein MTFINKRHLQKQNFIDSLINRLQEKLSSQFLRNLSWLGITEIVYRVLRLGLVVIIARFLTPYDYGLGAIVMTVREFTLTFTNVGIGAKIIQAEEQELEVLCNSAYWLNWMIFISLFFIQSLAAFPISWFYKNNQILLPIIVSGLVYLIWPVSAIQKTLIQRENRLKIIAVTDSLQNSFASIFSAVLAVAGMGVWSFVLPAFLVAPLELIIYYYFHDWRSHSKFTTKHWGEIFSFGKNLLGVGLLKTLRNNLDYLIVGRFIGIKELGIYFFGFNAGLGISLSIINAVSSAILPHLCAARSDWFEFKKRYFTSLKTISCIIIPFVILQASLAPFYVPIVFGQKWVPAIPVLIMICLSAISRPFADAASQLLVAIGKPNLDLRWNIIFTGIFAAALLIGVQGQVLGVATSVLLIHLICLPIFTFWVTTFVFPRLNKVL, from the coding sequence ATGACATTTATTAATAAGCGGCATCTACAGAAACAGAATTTTATTGACTCATTAATTAATCGACTCCAAGAAAAACTATCTAGCCAGTTTTTACGCAATCTTAGCTGGTTAGGTATAACAGAAATCGTCTATAGAGTCTTGCGTTTAGGATTGGTAGTCATCATCGCTCGTTTTTTGACTCCTTACGACTACGGTTTAGGGGCAATTGTGATGACAGTTCGCGAATTTACTTTGACGTTTACTAACGTTGGTATTGGCGCAAAAATTATTCAAGCTGAAGAACAAGAATTAGAGGTTTTGTGCAATTCTGCATACTGGTTAAACTGGATGATTTTTATTAGTTTATTTTTCATCCAGAGTCTTGCCGCTTTTCCGATTTCTTGGTTTTATAAGAATAATCAGATTCTTTTACCAATTATTGTATCAGGACTTGTTTATTTAATTTGGCCCGTATCGGCTATTCAAAAGACTTTAATTCAAAGAGAAAATCGCTTAAAAATTATCGCTGTGACTGATAGCTTGCAAAACTCGTTTGCAAGTATATTTTCTGCTGTATTAGCGGTTGCGGGGATGGGTGTGTGGTCTTTTGTGCTGCCAGCGTTTTTGGTGGCACCGCTAGAGCTAATCATATACTATTATTTTCATGATTGGCGATCGCACTCTAAATTCACCACTAAGCACTGGGGCGAAATTTTCAGTTTTGGTAAAAACTTGCTCGGTGTTGGTTTACTCAAAACTCTCAGAAATAACTTAGATTATCTCATAGTTGGGCGCTTTATTGGTATTAAAGAATTGGGTATATACTTCTTTGGCTTTAATGCTGGTTTAGGGATTAGCTTAAGTATTATCAACGCCGTTAGTTCAGCTATTTTACCTCATTTATGTGCAGCGCGTTCCGATTGGTTTGAGTTCAAAAAACGCTACTTTACCAGTCTGAAAACTATTAGTTGTATTATTATTCCTTTTGTTATATTGCAAGCTAGCTTGGCTCCTTTTTATGTCCCAATTGTTTTTGGGCAAAAGTGGGTTCCTGCGATTCCAGTTTTGATAATGATTTGTTTATCGGCAATTTCTCGACCTTTTGCAGATGCGGCATCTCAGTTATTAGTAGCTATTGGTAAACCTAATTTAGATTTGCGTTGGAATATCATATTTACTGGTATATTTGCCGCTGCGTTACTGATAGGAGTTCAAGGGCAAGTTTTGGGAGTAGCAACATCGGTTTTATTAATTCATTTGATTTGTTTGCCGATATTTACATTTTGGGTAACAACTTTTGTTTTTCCGAGATTAAATAAGGTATTGTAG
- a CDS encoding GumC family protein: protein MPIKEEDLQELKNSNSLSRESYGFWKKAEGNENNQGLSQIVTVLRRRVAVIASVAVIVTTGTIGWSATRIPKYEGKFQLLVEPLKTSDNELLILLSQTLQQNVNEITRQNTTALDYQALMEVLKSPKLINPVIQELQKQYPEISYDRLVGNDVSGKLASGREGTLYVNRMAKGKDESRIIEVRYRDSDPQKVQIILDRISQAYRKYSQQQQQTNLRQGIKFVDEQLPKLRHRVNALQGQLQFFQQQHDLFNPQLQGEQLLKRRDELQATKLETEKKLAEAKSLYLSLQGQLGMPQNEAIAASALSESPQYQQILNRIRDIEAKIATESVRFKDESPTIRLLREQRDKLIPLLNKEAQLTLGNNAPDVELNSSKIGGFQNSVRRELIQQLANNTNQVKSLEASLSATKAAQIQLNQQILEYPVLSRQYANMQRELQAATDTLNQLLNRQEALRVDAAQQEVPWELIMPPTLPRNKTGQLMPVSPSGASNILLGGAAGILLGILVAFVIDNLENVYHDGDEVKQTTQLPLLGVIPFHKELKKLARTGDVIQLTKKHNPERELDNYAKSVQYKSAQFLEAFCSFYTKVQSYKIEASIRSIAITSATSGEGKTTVAAYLAQIAAEAGARVLLVDGDLRHPQIHLRFGLLNNQGLSEVLSEGIDISKVIQQSPLDDNLFILTAGRIPANPTKLLSSLTMQTFIDRSQTNYDLVVYDTPHLLGRLDTNVLLSQLDGIVLVTGLGKALRPTLKQALEELKSSRVSILGTVANTVEH, encoded by the coding sequence ATGCCAATTAAGGAAGAAGATTTGCAGGAACTGAAAAATTCCAATTCATTGTCAAGAGAATCTTATGGGTTTTGGAAAAAAGCTGAAGGCAATGAAAACAATCAAGGTTTGAGTCAAATTGTTACAGTTTTACGTCGCAGGGTAGCTGTAATTGCTAGTGTGGCAGTTATCGTTACAACAGGAACAATTGGCTGGAGTGCAACTCGTATTCCCAAGTATGAAGGCAAGTTTCAACTGTTAGTTGAACCGTTAAAAACTTCTGATAATGAGTTACTGATTTTGCTTTCGCAAACGTTGCAGCAGAATGTCAACGAAATCACCAGACAAAATACTACTGCTTTGGATTATCAGGCTTTAATGGAGGTTTTGAAAAGTCCGAAGCTGATAAATCCAGTAATTCAGGAACTGCAAAAACAATATCCAGAAATTAGCTACGATCGCTTGGTTGGCAATGATGTATCTGGTAAACTAGCTAGCGGGCGAGAAGGTACACTGTATGTTAACCGGATGGCAAAAGGTAAAGATGAATCTCGAATTATTGAGGTTCGTTATCGTGATTCCGATCCGCAAAAAGTTCAGATTATATTAGATCGGATATCGCAAGCTTATCGCAAGTATAGTCAACAACAACAGCAGACGAATTTACGTCAGGGAATCAAATTTGTTGATGAACAGTTGCCAAAATTGCGGCATCGGGTAAATGCGCTGCAAGGTCAGTTACAATTTTTTCAGCAGCAGCATGACTTGTTTAACCCGCAATTACAAGGTGAACAACTGTTAAAAAGACGTGATGAACTGCAAGCGACAAAGTTAGAAACTGAGAAAAAATTGGCTGAGGCAAAGTCATTATATCTTTCTTTGCAAGGTCAATTGGGAATGCCACAAAATGAAGCGATCGCAGCTTCAGCTTTGAGTGAATCACCTCAATATCAACAAATACTCAATCGCATCCGCGACATAGAAGCCAAGATTGCTACAGAATCAGTTCGTTTTAAAGATGAAAGTCCGACAATCAGGCTTTTGCGCGAACAACGAGATAAGCTGATACCTTTATTAAATAAAGAAGCACAATTAACATTAGGAAATAACGCACCCGATGTCGAATTAAATTCATCCAAAATAGGCGGTTTTCAAAATTCTGTTCGCCGCGAACTTATTCAACAACTAGCTAATAATACTAACCAAGTTAAGTCACTCGAAGCCAGTTTATCAGCTACAAAAGCGGCTCAAATTCAACTAAATCAACAAATTCTTGAATATCCAGTACTTTCACGTCAGTACGCTAATATGCAACGAGAATTGCAAGCAGCTACTGATACATTGAATCAGCTTTTAAATCGCCAAGAAGCATTGCGCGTAGATGCTGCACAACAAGAAGTTCCTTGGGAACTAATTATGCCTCCCACATTACCACGTAACAAAACCGGTCAACTAATGCCCGTTTCACCTAGCGGTGCAAGTAACATACTTTTGGGTGGAGCTGCAGGTATCCTTTTAGGCATTTTAGTTGCTTTCGTTATCGATAATTTAGAAAATGTCTACCACGATGGTGACGAGGTAAAACAGACAACTCAATTGCCTTTGTTGGGGGTAATTCCTTTCCATAAAGAACTGAAAAAATTGGCGCGTACAGGTGATGTAATTCAGTTAACTAAAAAACACAATCCGGAACGCGAACTAGATAATTATGCTAAATCTGTACAATACAAATCCGCTCAGTTTCTAGAAGCATTTTGCTCATTTTATACGAAAGTTCAATCTTATAAAATAGAAGCTTCTATTCGCTCAATTGCTATCACTTCCGCAACATCTGGTGAAGGTAAAACCACAGTAGCGGCATATTTAGCACAGATAGCAGCAGAAGCCGGAGCGCGAGTATTATTAGTAGATGGAGATTTACGCCATCCGCAAATACATCTGAGATTCGGTTTATTAAATAATCAGGGATTGAGTGAAGTACTTTCTGAGGGTATAGATATCAGCAAGGTAATTCAACAATCACCTTTAGATGATAATTTGTTTATCTTGACTGCTGGGAGAATACCTGCAAATCCCACAAAGCTTTTGTCTTCATTAACAATGCAGACTTTTATTGATAGATCGCAAACAAATTACGACTTAGTTGTGTACGATACACCACATCTTTTAGGTCGTCTCGATACCAATGTTTTGCTTTCGCAACTAGATGGAATTGTGTTAGTTACCGGATTAGGTAAAGCACTTCGTCCTACTTTGAAACAAGCATTAGAAGAATTAAAATCTTCTCGTGTTTCCATTTTGGGGACGGTTGCTAATACTGTTGAACATTAA
- a CDS encoding efflux RND transporter permease subunit, producing the protein MNISALFIKRPIMTTLVMLGIMLFGLVSYQSLPVSDLPTVDFPTIQVSASLPGASPDTMASSVATPLEQQFSSIAGVDSMTSTSSLGSAQITLQFNLSRDIDAAAQDVQAAISKAARQLPTNMPNPPSFRKVNPSDSPILYVALSSSVLPLSEVDKYGETILAQRLSMVDGVAQVQVYGSQKYAVRIYLDPQSLSAKGLGIDQVATAVSKGNSNLATGNLYGDRQNYTIEANGQLQNAEGYRSLVVAYRNGAPIQLGELGQVFDSVENDKIASWFNGTRAVLLAIQRQPGSNTVEVVNGIKKILPTFREQIPAAVDMQILYDRSESIRESVNDVKFTLFLTICLVVLVIFLFLRNLSATIIPSLAVPLSLVGTFAVMLLLGYSLDNLSLMALTLAVGFVVDDAVVMLENIVRHMEMGESRMQAALNGSKEIGFTILSMTISLVAVFIPLIFMGGILGRLFSEFAVTISVSILVSGFISLTLTPMLCSLFLKHEGEHQHSENGHATSNNGNGHSLNGHATSNNGNGHSLENGHATSNEYQIIETKKQKPKNWKSRLYNASEWVFDTMLGGYEATLKLSMKYHRTTMILSGVILLATIYLFVIVPKGFIPNDDTGQLSVSTEAAQDISFAEMVKHQQVVADIVRRDPNVEAINSSVGAGGANATANSGRIFVKLKPRSQRHKNADDVAQELRPKLAGIPGIRAFVQNPPSIRIGGQQTKALYQFALSSPNLQDLYQHAPTLETKLRQMPELQEVNSDLQIKNPQIKVNVNREQASAVGLTANQIESALNSAYGTSQVSTIYASDGQYQVIMGVDPQYQLNPNDLDLLTITSSNNQQVPLNAVATITKSVGPLTVNHSGQLAAVTISFNLKPGVSLGSVTGKIEKLARETLPATISTSFQGTAQVFQSSLSSLGILLVIAILVIYIILGILYEDFIHPITILSSLPSAGFGALLTLIVFGVDLNIYAFVGIIMLVGIVKKNGIMMIDFAVEAEKHQGKTPFDAIYEACLVRFRPIMMTTMAALMGTLPIALGLGAGAESRRPLGLAVVGGLVFSQVLTLYITPVFFTYMEALRKRLKKQGKKQKEKNREATVLHR; encoded by the coding sequence ATGAACATTTCTGCCTTATTTATCAAGCGACCGATAATGACCACACTCGTGATGCTGGGCATCATGCTGTTTGGGTTAGTGAGTTATCAATCGCTACCTGTAAGTGACTTACCAACTGTGGATTTTCCCACAATTCAGGTGTCAGCAAGTTTACCTGGAGCAAGTCCAGATACGATGGCATCTTCGGTCGCAACACCATTAGAACAGCAATTTTCTAGTATTGCTGGTGTTGATTCGATGACTTCTACAAGTTCTCTGGGTTCGGCACAAATTACACTGCAATTTAACTTGAGCCGGGATATAGACGCTGCTGCTCAAGATGTACAAGCGGCAATTTCTAAGGCAGCACGGCAGTTACCGACTAATATGCCTAATCCCCCATCATTCCGCAAGGTGAATCCATCAGATTCACCTATTTTGTATGTAGCATTGAGTTCGTCGGTGCTGCCTTTATCAGAGGTGGATAAATATGGAGAGACAATTTTAGCGCAACGTCTGTCGATGGTTGACGGTGTAGCGCAGGTACAAGTTTATGGTTCGCAAAAGTACGCGGTTCGCATTTATCTAGACCCACAATCGTTAAGTGCTAAGGGGTTAGGAATTGACCAAGTAGCAACGGCAGTATCCAAAGGAAATTCTAACTTGGCTACTGGTAATTTGTATGGCGATCGCCAAAATTACACGATTGAGGCAAATGGGCAATTGCAAAACGCCGAAGGATATCGTTCCTTGGTAGTTGCCTATCGTAACGGCGCACCGATTCAGTTGGGAGAATTGGGGCAGGTATTTGATAGTGTAGAAAATGACAAGATAGCAAGTTGGTTTAACGGTACGCGAGCAGTCCTCCTAGCAATTCAGCGACAGCCAGGAAGCAACACTGTAGAAGTCGTAAATGGCATCAAGAAAATTTTACCGACCTTCAGAGAACAAATTCCCGCAGCGGTGGATATGCAAATTTTGTATGACCGCTCCGAATCTATCCGCGAGTCGGTGAATGATGTGAAGTTTACCTTATTTCTCACCATTTGTCTAGTGGTGTTGGTAATTTTCCTATTTTTACGCAACCTATCAGCTACAATCATTCCCAGTTTGGCAGTGCCTTTGTCACTTGTGGGAACTTTTGCAGTCATGTTATTGCTGGGTTACTCCCTAGATAACCTGTCTTTGATGGCTCTTACCCTTGCTGTTGGCTTCGTGGTGGATGATGCGGTGGTGATGTTAGAAAACATCGTCCGTCACATGGAAATGGGCGAAAGTCGTATGCAAGCTGCCCTCAACGGTTCTAAAGAAATTGGTTTCACCATTTTATCGATGACAATCTCCCTAGTAGCCGTATTTATTCCCCTTATTTTCATGGGTGGGATTTTGGGAAGGTTGTTCAGCGAGTTTGCTGTTACTATCAGCGTGTCAATTTTGGTATCTGGTTTTATCTCCCTCACCCTGACACCGATGCTTTGCAGTCTTTTTCTCAAGCATGAAGGTGAGCATCAGCATTCAGAAAACGGACACGCAACATCAAATAATGGTAACGGACATTCCTTAAACGGACACGCAACATCAAATAATGGTAACGGACATTCGCTAGAAAACGGACACGCGACAAGTAACGAATATCAAATAATTGAAACCAAAAAACAGAAACCAAAAAACTGGAAAAGCCGTCTCTACAATGCTTCGGAATGGGTATTTGATACTATGTTGGGTGGCTACGAAGCAACCCTGAAGCTGTCAATGAAATATCATCGCACAACGATGATTCTTTCTGGGGTGATTTTGCTCGCAACTATATATCTGTTTGTTATCGTTCCTAAAGGATTTATTCCCAATGACGACACCGGACAGTTGAGCGTAAGCACCGAAGCTGCTCAGGATATTTCCTTTGCCGAGATGGTGAAGCATCAGCAAGTAGTCGCAGATATCGTGCGTCGCGACCCGAATGTAGAAGCGATTAACTCCAGCGTTGGTGCAGGTGGAGCTAATGCCACAGCTAACTCAGGACGCATCTTTGTTAAGCTGAAGCCACGTTCTCAACGACATAAGAATGCTGATGATGTAGCGCAGGAATTGCGACCCAAATTAGCGGGTATACCGGGAATTCGAGCATTTGTGCAGAACCCACCATCTATCCGGATTGGTGGACAACAAACCAAAGCATTGTATCAATTTGCACTTTCTAGCCCGAATTTACAAGACTTGTATCAACACGCACCGACTTTGGAAACGAAATTGCGGCAAATGCCCGAACTGCAAGAAGTTAACAGCGACTTGCAAATCAAAAATCCGCAAATTAAGGTAAATGTTAACCGCGAACAAGCATCAGCTGTTGGTTTGACGGCTAATCAAATCGAAAGCGCTCTCAACAGCGCTTATGGTACTAGTCAGGTTTCTACTATCTACGCATCCGATGGTCAGTATCAAGTAATTATGGGTGTAGACCCCCAGTATCAACTTAATCCTAATGACCTTGATTTACTGACGATTACTTCGAGTAATAATCAGCAAGTACCTTTAAATGCTGTTGCAACCATTACTAAAAGTGTGGGACCGCTAACGGTTAACCATTCCGGACAACTTGCAGCTGTGACGATTTCCTTTAACCTCAAACCGGGAGTATCTCTTGGTAGCGTTACCGGAAAGATTGAAAAACTAGCTCGTGAAACTCTACCCGCAACCATCAGCACCAGCTTCCAAGGCACAGCGCAGGTGTTTCAATCTTCGCTTTCTAGCCTGGGAATTTTACTGGTAATTGCTATTTTGGTAATCTACATTATATTGGGGATTCTCTACGAAGATTTTATTCACCCAATTACAATTCTTTCTAGTTTACCTTCGGCGGGGTTTGGTGCTTTACTTACTTTAATTGTATTTGGCGTTGACCTGAATATATATGCTTTTGTCGGTATTATAATGTTAGTCGGCATCGTCAAGAAAAACGGCATTATGATGATTGACTTTGCTGTAGAGGCTGAAAAACATCAAGGTAAAACGCCATTTGATGCGATTTACGAGGCTTGTTTGGTGCGGTTTCGTCCGATTATGATGACAACAATGGCGGCATTAATGGGTACTTTGCCTATAGCACTAGGTTTGGGTGCAGGTGCAGAATCTCGTCGTCCTTTGGGTTTAGCTGTGGTTGGTGGGTTGGTGTTCTCTCAAGTATTAACGCTTTATATTACCCCTGTTTTCTTCACCTACATGGAAGCTTTGCGTAAGCGTTTGAAGAAGCAAGGTAAAAAGCAAAAGGAGAAAAACAGAGAAGCCACTGTGTTACACAGATAA
- a CDS encoding efflux RND transporter periplasmic adaptor subunit — MLPKQLAKGIVLLGLIGLCSCSASEAESSKQKDKTKQAVPVVVATVTRKTIPIELQQTGTVVAYSTVTVKSQIAGQLKGVYFQEGQNVKKGQLLFKIDSRPQQAALMQAQANRQKAIALVKQSQANLSKAIAQVNQDKATLLKDQTQAKNAQVQAQRYSSLLSQGAISKEQAEQYRTSSDAQKATVMADNQGIANSVAAVEAAKADVNNAKAEVSAADAAVDNAQIALSYSSIYSPIAGRTGKLNVNQGNLVGNNDSNPLVTISQISPIYVSSSLPQRLLPELNKYRAQGKIEVDAIIPKDEQHPERGELSFIDSGVDTSTGTIQLKSTFANTSGRLSPGQFVNLVVRLTQEPNAIVVPTTAVQTGQKGQFVYVLNPADKTVDMRPVVVGNAVGNETVITQGLKEGEQVVTDGQFNLRPKAKVQVKVNQQSKVAQ, encoded by the coding sequence GTGTTGCCAAAACAGCTCGCAAAGGGAATCGTGCTGCTAGGTTTGATTGGTCTTTGTAGCTGTAGTGCTTCGGAAGCAGAGTCTAGTAAGCAAAAAGATAAAACTAAGCAAGCTGTACCTGTTGTTGTTGCGACAGTAACTCGGAAAACTATACCCATTGAGTTACAACAGACTGGAACCGTAGTAGCATACTCGACTGTAACGGTGAAGTCACAAATTGCTGGGCAATTGAAGGGAGTTTATTTTCAAGAAGGTCAAAATGTTAAGAAAGGTCAACTGCTGTTCAAAATAGATTCAAGACCGCAGCAAGCAGCGTTGATGCAAGCACAAGCGAATCGACAGAAAGCGATCGCACTAGTGAAACAGTCACAGGCTAACTTATCAAAAGCTATTGCCCAAGTCAATCAAGATAAAGCCACTCTCCTTAAAGACCAAACCCAAGCGAAAAATGCCCAAGTCCAAGCACAACGGTATAGTAGTCTTTTAAGTCAAGGAGCGATTAGCAAAGAGCAAGCAGAGCAGTATCGCACCTCGTCTGATGCCCAAAAAGCAACAGTGATGGCAGACAATCAAGGTATTGCTAACTCCGTTGCAGCAGTTGAAGCTGCAAAAGCAGACGTAAATAATGCCAAAGCAGAGGTGAGTGCAGCAGACGCAGCAGTTGACAACGCTCAAATCGCACTTTCTTACAGTTCGATTTACTCACCAATTGCCGGACGTACAGGCAAGTTGAATGTAAATCAGGGTAACTTGGTTGGAAACAATGACAGCAATCCTTTGGTGACAATTAGTCAAATTAGCCCAATTTACGTTAGCTCTTCGCTTCCCCAACGTTTACTGCCAGAACTTAACAAATATCGCGCACAGGGAAAAATAGAAGTTGATGCGATTATTCCCAAAGATGAACAGCACCCAGAACGCGGTGAACTTTCGTTTATAGACAGTGGTGTAGACACCTCAACAGGAACTATTCAACTTAAAAGTACGTTTGCTAACACATCGGGACGCTTGTCACCAGGGCAATTTGTCAATTTAGTTGTGAGGCTAACACAAGAACCGAATGCGATCGTTGTACCAACTACAGCAGTACAGACAGGGCAAAAAGGTCAATTTGTGTATGTGTTGAATCCTGCCGACAAAACTGTAGACATGCGTCCAGTTGTAGTCGGTAACGCAGTTGGCAATGAAACAGTCATTACACAAGGGTTAAAAGAAGGGGAACAAGTCGTCACTGACGGACAATTCAACCTCAGACCCAAAGCCAAAGTGCAAGTGAAAGTTAATCAGCAGTCAAAAGTCGCACAGTAG